Below is a window of candidate division WOR-3 bacterium DNA.
AATAGTCAAACTCAATGTCCTGAAACACCCTTGCCGCCTCAAGGACCGCGGTTGTGCCCGAGGCGTTGTCATCCGAACCCGGGCACCTTTCCGGCGCATAGTCAGAGGTGTTGTCAATATGTCCGCAGATGATATAGATTTGGTTGGGGTTGACTTTGCCCTTTTTGACACCGATGCAGTTGGGCGCGTAATCAGGGAAAAAGGTTTCAAGCGCGGTTGAGTCGCAGCCATAGGCAATAAGTTTTTCCCTCATCCAGTTGACAGCACTCCGGCAGGAGTCGGTGGTTGAATAGCGGGTATAGAAATCCTGCAACCGCTGGATAGAGGCAAGGACCGAATCGGCACTCACCCTTGATACCAGTTCCAGCAATAGGCTTTCTGACACCATCACCCTTGGCGGGATAGGCAAATTGAGGCTGGGTTTTGCCGGCGCAAGTGAAATCCGGCGGAGTTGAACCGGCAAGCGGTTAAGATATAGCAGGTTCGATTCAGCGGTTGCCAGAAGGACACCATTTTTATCCTCGGTGAGGGGGGTGCCAAACTGGGCTAACCTTTGCCGGTCAAAGCCAGGCGCGGTCCAGACATAAAAAAGCTCCTTTCCCTCGGGCAGGTCAAGTTTTTGAAAAGAGGCGCCAAGCCGGTTGAGCCGAATCAGCTCATCCTCATCTGCCTGGACAAGACAGAACTGCTCAAACCAGGCAACAACCTTGAGGTTGAGCCGGACAAGTTGTTCAACGGTTGTATTCGGGTCGGTTGTGACCTTGAAAAGAGTTTCCTTTGCGATAAGCGGCAGGGCAATGGTGAAACAGAAAGATAGAACTATTATTGTTTTCCTCATTTACTCCTTTCTTTAGTACAAAAGATTAACCGCAACCCTTAGGTTTGTCAAACAGGTAGATGAATAGTAAAACTTTAAAAAAGTTTTAAGGGTGTGCCCGCTTTGGTCGGCAGGGTTGAGGGAATCGCTGATTAAGTTATTGATATTCAATGTCTTACAATACTAAAACCCGGCCTGGATTTGATTGCGGGGGTGAGGGAGGGGGTGACCCCGGGTTTAAATTCAAGTTTGGGTTCTGGGTTTGATGTTAATTGGGTTATTTAATTATGAGCAGTTTTTGAGTGTGGTTTTTGTCGTAGCAGAAGTAAACACCAGGCTTTGTTGTTGATGGTTGCACCCGCCTGCCAGTGACATCAAAGATAAGGTTGGTTTTTTGCGCTGCTTTTTTGAATGGGTCGGAAAAGGGGATAACGGGCAATGGTTCGGGGCGAAGGGAGAGACGCTCAAAGAGGATGCCTGAGACAAAGTCAGGGTGGTAATAACTGAAAAGGGCACCAGGAGGAATTACCCTTGGTCTTGCCGATTCAAAAAGGGCGTTGGCACGGGCGTCATTCAAAATTACCGGTGATGACCAGATGTTTGGTGCCCAGGGGCGGCTGTACCGAAAGCAGAGAACGGTCGGGCTGTTTGGCTCTTTGCCGCCAGAGTTGTAGACAAGAAAAGAGACCGATGGTGAGGTGACAATTGCCGGCCACCACTCGTCAACGAACATCTCACCTAAGTTTTCCATCGGGCTGAAGGTGTTGCCACCATCGGTTGAATAGGAAAAGACCAAATCAAGCATTTCGGTGTCGCGGCGGGCAATGGTCCAGACCGCCCAGATTGGTGCGCGATAGGGTGGGGCGGTTTCTGCCTGAGCAACAACCGGACTATAGCATTTTTCAGAAGTGGCAGAGAGGACCCGGAGCCAGTCCCAGCGGGCAGGGGCGCCAAAATGCCGGTTCTGGGTGTAGTGGATTTCCCTGCCGTTGAGGGCAAACCGCCAGATGCAATGGAGAATTGAGCCGGAGCCAAAGGAGAGGTAAGGGTCAAGGCAGTTGTAGAAGTCCTGAGGCATCTCCCAGGTGAGACCGAAATCAAGGGAGCGGGTGAACCTGCCGTTGCGTCCGAGGGCATGCTCGTTGGTGTAGAGGCAGTAAAGGTAATAGCGGGGTTCGCGGTCAAGGGCAACCGAGAAGTCATCAACCGTGTCCGGACCAATTGCAATGGGAACCTCAACCCAGTCGGTGAAATCAGGGGAGATGCGCAGAAGGTAAAGGTCGCCCGAGTTTTCCGGGGTGAGATAGAAGACAAAGATGTAGCTGGAGTCTCCCTTACCGGAAGCCATTTCCAGGCGGCTGGGCGCAGAGTTGAGGACAAGCGAAAACTCCTGGTGCCAGGTGGTGCCGGTGTCTAAAGAGGAGTAGATGTGAAGCAGGCTTTCCGGTGTGGCGAGGGCAACGAGGATGCGGTTTTCAGGGTCCAGAGCGGCAGCGAAAGCGGTTATCTTGCCGTTAAACACAGAGACATCAGACCCAATGTTGGATAAGGGCTCCGCGCGGTTGGCGGGGAATTCTAAGGGGTCGCTAACTGATATTTTTGGGGTAGTAAAGCCCGGTCCGGAAAGCAGGGTTTGCGAAAAAATCATCGGCAGGAAAAGGAAAATGGGCATATCTTATAGTAAACATCGTTATCGGTCCAAGTCAATATCTGAATATTGGGAAAGGTCGTAAAAATCGGCTGGCTGC
It encodes the following:
- a CDS encoding M28 family peptidase, producing the protein MRKTIIVLSFCFTIALPLIAKETLFKVTTDPNTTVEQLVRLNLKVVAWFEQFCLVQADEDELIRLNRLGASFQKLDLPEGKELFYVWTAPGFDRQRLAQFGTPLTEDKNGVLLATAESNLLYLNRLPVQLRRISLAPAKPSLNLPIPPRVMVSESLLLELVSRVSADSVLASIQRLQDFYTRYSTTDSCRSAVNWMREKLIAYGCDSTALETFFPDYAPNCIGVKKGKVNPNQIYIICGHIDNTSDYAPERCPGSDDNASGTTAVLEAARVFQDIEFDYSVYFIGFSGEEQGLYGSEYYAQQAHLRGESIVAVLNFDMISYGRENRDSFNVIGRNISPDCAWLVDSFIANAQTYTTLKTRRRLVNPGQQENSDHASFWHEGYVAFCGIERDFTPMYHTIGDTIGPLYFRYCGTNNWFLATEAIKAAVVTVAKLAGASIQTGIAEKPGAISRLAVSPSVGRPPFYLKTPFIAEVEVFDALGKRVKSVNAACFWDGKDQKGAQVKPGVYLLRWKDAPSASATKLIITP